The Solirubrobacterales bacterium genome contains a region encoding:
- a CDS encoding RelA/SpoT domain-containing protein gives MNPNQRSMFQPQPGESFSKSAVDRAGRNLVQLKQTIKAKDSTVLEGMDLDETLAWFRAVEWWRALHSRPLSLVSNGLRYHVGKERALVDGHVDVTQRLKRVPTIIDKLDRQSKMNLTRMGDVGGVRVRLPDLDSVERLTRRLLKTWRTIERPHRDYIWGPPGPQESGYRGVHLFLKKEGVRIEVQLRTVLQDSWANMVERISRESNVDYKSGKGDPERLALFRLVADGLAYLDRGEPAPKELVEQLLKARDNESASPDR, from the coding sequence ATGAATCCGAACCAGCGCTCGATGTTTCAGCCACAGCCTGGCGAGAGCTTTTCCAAGAGCGCCGTTGACCGAGCTGGGCGAAACTTGGTTCAGCTCAAGCAGACGATCAAAGCCAAGGACTCGACCGTGCTTGAGGGTATGGACCTAGACGAAACTCTGGCTTGGTTCCGAGCGGTTGAGTGGTGGCGCGCATTGCACTCGCGGCCCCTCTCCCTTGTCTCAAATGGGCTTCGATACCACGTCGGCAAAGAGAGGGCTCTGGTCGATGGCCATGTCGACGTGACGCAGCGCCTTAAGCGCGTTCCAACGATCATCGACAAGCTCGACCGGCAGTCAAAAATGAATCTGACGCGCATGGGAGATGTGGGCGGTGTCAGAGTGCGTCTCCCAGACCTCGACAGCGTTGAGCGGTTGACCCGAAGACTGCTGAAGACTTGGCGCACGATTGAACGCCCGCACCGGGATTACATCTGGGGACCGCCCGGCCCGCAGGAATCCGGATACCGAGGGGTCCACCTCTTTTTGAAGAAAGAGGGAGTACGGATCGAGGTGCAACTGCGAACGGTTCTTCAAGACAGCTGGGCGAACATGGTTGAGCGCATAAGTAGGGAATCGAACGTCGACTATAAGTCTGGAAAGGGTGACCCTGAGCGACTGGCGCTCTTCAGACTGGTCGCAGACGGGCTTGCATACCTTGACCGTGGCGAGCCAGCTCCGAAGGAGCTGGTCGAACAATTGCTCAAAGCGCGCGATAATGAAAGCGCGAGTCCTGACCGATAG
- a CDS encoding ATP-binding protein, translating to MQEAESDRELQRVVSHYRRFDLIILDELGYLALPEGAAELVFQVISERNERASLIVTTNLPFGEWTKGQARHPMRSIEASLASSTSTTELA from the coding sequence ATGCAAGAAGCCGAGTCTGATCGCGAGCTGCAGCGAGTCGTTTCGCACTATCGCCGCTTCGATCTGATCATCCTCGATGAACTCGGATATCTGGCGCTTCCCGAAGGGGCGGCGGAGCTTGTCTTCCAGGTGATCTCTGAACGAAATGAGCGGGCGTCGCTGATTGTCACGACCAACCTGCCATTCGGTGAGTGGACGAAGGGGCAGGCGCGTCATCCGATGAGATCAATCGAGGCAAGCTTGGCCTCCTCAACGTCAACTACGGAGCTGGCGTAG